GGACTGCGCGACCACCCCGCAGCGCTCCCTCATCGCCCAGATCGCGGCGGCGACGTTCGGCGACAACTCGGTGCTGTTCTTCGTCATCCAGGCGACCACGGCGGCGGTGCTGCTCCTGGCGGCGAACACGGCCTTCAACGGGTTCCCGCTGCTCGGCTCGATCCTGGCCCGTGACTCGTACGCGCCGAAGGCCCTGTCCACCCGCGGCGACCGCCTGATCTACTCGAACGGCGTCATCGTCCTGGCACTCGTCGCGGCAGCGCTGCTCATCGTCTACCGGGCCAACGTCACGAGCCTCATCCAGCTCTACATCATCGGGGTGTTCGTGTCGTTCACCCTCGGGCAGAGCGGCATGGTGAAGCACTGGGTCACGCTGCTGCGCGCCGACCGTGCCGGGACCGCCGGCGAGCCCGTGAACCGCGGGCAGGTGCTCCGGAGCCTGACGATCAACTCGATCGGGGCGACCTTCACGTTCGTGGTCCTGGTCATCGTCACGATCACGAAGTTCACGCACGGCGCCTGGCTCGTCTTCGTGATCATGCCCGTGCTGTTCGTCCTCATGCTCGGCGTGAACCGCTACTACCGCGACGTCTCGCACGAGATCGAGGTCGACGCCGAGACCGAGTTCGGCGCGACCGGCGACCACGCGATCGTCCTCGTGAACAAGCTGCAGAAGCCCGTCCTCAAGGCGCTCGACTACGCCATCGCGGCCGAGCACGCCGGGCTCGAGGCCGTGCACGTGGCGATCGACGACGCCGACGCCGCCCGACTCCGCGAGCAGTGGGCCGAGCACGGCATCGAGGTCCCGCTCACCATGGTGCCGAGCCCGTACCGCGACATCTCGATGCCGCTCATCAAGTACATCAAGGCGCACCGGCTCGAGCACGGCTCCGAGGTCGTCACCGTCTACACCCCGGTCTTCATCGTCGGACACTGGTGGGAGGGCCTGCTCCACAACCACCGCGGCCGCCGCATCCGGAAGAAGCTGCTGCTCACGCACGGCGTCACGGTCGCCCTCGTGCCGTGGCTCCTCGACTCGTCCGAGCTGCTCTACGGCCGCCGGTCCCGCCCCTTCCCCGGGCAGGACCGCCGCGGCGAGCCCGTCCGCCCCGCCCTCCGTCGCTCGCCGCACGGCGTCTTCCGCTCGGAGGCCGAGGAGGACCGCCTCATCCGGTCGGCCCAGCGCAACAGCCTGGAGCCGCAGAAGCTCGCGCACCACGGGGCGACGTCCCGCCGCGCCACCCGTCCCGCCGGCCCCGCCGACGGCGTCGACCCCGCGCTCTGCACCGGGGAGATCCGGTCCCTCGTGCCCACCGCGCCGCCGGTCCCGCCGACGCACCAGGACCGCCCGTGACGGTGTCGGCACGTACGATGTGACCCCATGACGACCGCTCCCGAGGACCTCCGCACCTTCGCGACCTTCGACGGACACGGCGGCAAGGTCTCGAAGCGCGTCGAGGTGCTCGACCACCGGCCGCCCGCCTCCCCGGACGGCCGCTACGACGGGCTCGTCGCGGTCCGTGGCGAGCACCCGCTCGGCGCCCTCGACGAGCGCGCCGCCGACGACTCCGCGGAGCTGGCGCGCGGCGTCGCGAGCATCGGCTGGGTGGACCCGGCCACGCTCCGTGACTGGTACCGACCCGACCGGGTGGTGGTGAGCCTCCTGGACGCCCGCCGTTCCGGGCTCGAGCCCGGCGTCTACGCCGATTCCCGTGGCCGCGGTCGCGTCCGCATCGACGGCCAGGAGGCGCACCTCGCCGCCGACGGTCGGCCCGCGTTCCGCGCGCTGGCCGGCTCCGTCGACGCCCCGAAGGTGGACGTGCCGCTGCCGATGGACCAGGCGGTGCGGCTCGTGGTGGTGTCGGCCGCCGGCACCGGGGACGCTCCTGCCGACGGTTCCGGGGCCGCTCCTGCCGACGGTTCCGGGGACGCTCCTGCCGATCGCTCGGGGGCCGCTCCTGCCGATCGCTCGGGGGACGCTCCTGCCGACGGGACGGTCGGGCGGCCGGTGCGGACGGAGTCGGGAGCCCTCGGTGTCGAGGTCGTCACCACGCCCGTGGCGCCCGTGTTGACCCCCGGCGAGTACCCGACCTACGCCGACGACGTCCCCGGCCTCCCGCCGCGACCGGCGTCCGGGCGCGTGCGCGTCACGGCGTCCGTGCTGCTCGACGGCTCGATGCACCGGGTCGACCGACTCGACGGCCCCGCGAACACGCTCTGGATCGAGCGCGGTGGCCGGGTCGTCCCCGTCGCGGCGAGCGACGTCGGCAGCGACCTGGTCCGGTACACGGCGACCCCGGTCTGAGCCCCTCCGCGCACCGGTTGTCCACGCACGGCGTCGGGGGACGTGCTGCTGCGCTGGCCGTCGGCGGTGCGGCGTACGGTCACGCTCATGAGTGATGCAGACCAGAACCAGCCGGACACCCTCGGCGGCGAACGCCCGGACCCGTCGACCACCGCGAGCAAGGACCCCGAGCAGTGGGTCACCGGCGACGAGCCGATGACCGGCCCGCAGCGCAGCTACCTCGACACCCTCGCGCGTGAGGCCGGCGAGGAGCTCTCGGCCGACCTCACCAAGGCGGAGGCGTCGGAGCACATCGAGCGCCTGCAGGAGAAGACCGGACGCGGCGCTTCTTCCTGAGCAACAGTCGTTGCTGTACGGCGGTCCGCAGTTCTGCGGACCGCCGTCTGGCATTCCCCTGGTGGAGGTCCGGGAGTCGCCCGGGTGCCGTCGGTCGGTGACGCGTCACCGTCTAGCGTCGTGGGCATGCGAACCACATCGACCTCACTCGGCCTCACCGTGCTCCGCGTCGTCCTCGGCGTGGTCTTCATCGCCCACGGCGCGCAGAAGTTCGCGCAGGGCCTCCCCGGCGTGACCCGGGGCTTCGCGGGCATGGGCGTCCCGCTCGCCGAGGTCGCCGCACCCGTCGTCGCCGGACTCGAACTCGTCGGCGGGGTGCTGCTCGTGCTCGGCGTCGCGAGCCGCGTGGTGGCCGTGTTGCTCGCCGTCGACATGGTCGTGGCCGGGTTCCTGGCGCACCTGGCGAACGGGTTCTTCTCGCAGGACGGCGGCTTCGAGTACGTGCTCGTCCTGGCGGCCGGGTCGATCGCCGTCGCGTTGACCGGGGCGGGGCGGTACTCGGTCGACGCCCTCGTGGCGCGACGGGCCCGGGAGCGTCGGGGTGGGCAGGAGCCTGTGGCGGCCTGAGGTCGGTACCCGCACGGCGGCGGGGCGGCGGGGTCGCGGTGAGCCGCGTGCCCGAGCCGGGGCGGGCCTCCCGTCCTGGTCAGCTGGACGCGACCGCGGCGTCCTCGGCGAGGACCGTGAGGACCTGGCGAGCCGTCCGGCGGCCAGCCCGGTTCGCGCCGATCGTCGACGCCTGCGGGCCGTACCCGGCCAGGAAGAGGCGGGGCTCCGCGGTGGAGCGTCCGTCCTCGACGACCACGCCACCGTCCTCGGTCCGCAGCTGCAACGGCGCCAGGTGTCGCAGGTCGGCGCGGAACCCCGTCGCCCACAGCACCGCGTCGGCGTGGACGTGCTCGCCGTCCGCGGTGACGACGCCGTCCTCGTCCAAGCGGGTGAACATCGGTTCGGCGCGCAGGAGTCCGCGGTCCAGTCCCGCCCGGATCCTGCGCGACACCGGCAGTCCGGTCCCGCTGACGATGCTCGGCAGCACCCGGCCCGCTCGCGCCGCGCGGTCCTGGTCCTCCACTGCCGCGACCGCCGCGCCGAGGGCCAGTGCGCGGTCCTCTGACCAGACGACCGGACGCCTCGTGAACCAGCGCGTCGACCGGGCGACGCCGTCGAGCTCGAGCAGGAACCCGATGCCGCTCGTGCCCCCGCCGACCACCACCACGTCCTGCCCGGCGAAGTCCGCGGCGTCCCGGTAGCCGGTCGTGTCGAGCTGCCGGCCACGGAAGACGTCCCGCCCGGGGACCCACGGCACGAACGGCGTGCCCCAGGTGCCGGAGGCGTTCACCACGACCTCGGCGACGATGGTGCCGACGGTGCCGTCCTCGGCGCGGGTCTCCACCACGAGGCGGCTTGTTGTGGCTGCGGCTGCGCCTGCGTCTGTGTCCGCGGCTGCGCTGACACGTCGCACGCTCGTCACCGCGACCGGTCGACGGACGCGGAGGTCGTGGTGCTCCTCGAACCGGCGGTAGTACTCGGCCACGACGTCGCGCGCCGGGCGGGAGCGGTCGGCATCGTCGAAGCGCAGGCCCATCTCGTGCATCCCCGGCAGGTCGTGCACGCGGTGCGCCAGGCCGAGACGGAGGGCGTCCCACCGGAACTGCCACGCGCCTCCCGTCCCCGGGGCACGGTCGAGGACGACGACGTCGTCCCCGGCGACGAGGCCGGCGCGCTGGAGATGCCACGCGACGGAGAGCCCTGCCTGCCCCGCTCCGATGACGACGACACGGGCCTGTTGTGCGGCGGTGCGCATCACCCTCGATTCTGCTGTGTTCGGGACGCGCCGGGCGAAGTCGGCAACGGGGTACATGGTAAAGTGGCCGACGGATTTCTCACCACGAATCGTCTGTACTTCCCGGGTGTTCACTCGACGCCCGCCGAGACGGACACGAGCCGACACAAGAGGGGGTCACGCATGGGGCGCGGCCGTCAGAAGGCGAAGCACACCAAGGTCGCCCGGGAGCTGAAGTACTTCAGCCCGGACACCAACTACGGTGCTCTCGAACGCGAACTCTCCGTCGCACAGCAGTCGGACGAGCCCGACTACGTCGACCGCTGGGCCGACGACGTCGGTGACGAGGGCGACCTGGAGAACCAACCGGACACCAACAAGTCCGCCTGACCTCCTGGTTCCATGACGCCGCGCGCCTCCGGGTAGCGCGGCGTCTCGGCGCGCCCGGACGGTGCAGGCGCAGGCGCAGGCGCACACGTCCGTCGCTCGACGCAGGGATTGTGCCGCAGCCGAAGTCGCACGACGGGCCGCTTCCCGCACCTCCAGACGGCAGATCACGCGACCTCGACGACGGCCCCGCGGCAGGTCACGCGACCTCGACGCCGGGCCACCCACCAGCCACGCCAGCGGCCCAGGTCGCACGACGTGCCGTGACCGGTACGCCGAGGTCGCACGACGGGCCGCTTCCCGCACCTCCAGGCGGCAGATCACGCGACCTCGGCGACGGGCCGGCGGCGTGTCGTACGACCTCGCGCCGACGCAGACGGCAGCGCCGACGCCCTGCGCCAGCGGCCGCACCAGGCACCGAGCGCGTCAGCCCCGGTACGCCCCCACGAGACGGACCGCGCCGCCGTCGACGCCCTTCGCGCCCTGCTCGAACCCGTCCAGGTCCCGAGCACTCGTCGACACCGAGCCGACCGTCCACGCCGGCAGTCCCGCGGCGCCGAGGCTCGCGATGACCTGCTCGGCCGCGGCACCGGCCACGACGGCGAACATGCCGATGCCGAGGTTCCAGGTGCCCTCGGTGTCCTCGATCGGGGTCCCGGCCAGCTCGGCGAGCACGCGGAACACCGGGAGCGGCTGCCAGGTGGAGCGCTCGACCTCGACCCACGAGCCGACGGGCAGCACGCGCGCCAGGTTCGCCGCGATGCCGCCGCCCGTGACGTGCGACAGGGAGTGCACGGCGCCCGGGTGCGCGTCGATCAGGTCGAGCAGCGGGGACGTGTACAGCCGGGTCGGCTCGAGCAGGGCCTCCCCCACCAGGCCGCCGAGCTCCGGCAGCGTGTCCGTGTACCCGATGCCGCGCTGGCCCAGGATGTGCCGCACGAGGGAGTAGCCGTTCGAGTGCAGCCCCGAGGACTCGATCGCGATGACCGCGTCGCCGTCCTGCACGAGGTGGGCGCCGAGTTGCGATCCGGCCTCGACCGCGCCGACGGCGGCACCGGCCACGTCGTAGTCGTCCGGCCCGAGCAGCCCCGGGTGCTCCGCGGTCTCGCCGCCGACGAGCGCGGTGCCGGTCGCGGCGCAGCCCTTGGCGATGCCGGCGACGATGTCGGCGATCCGGTTCGGCACGACGCGTCCGCAGGCGATGTAGTCGGTCATGAACATCGGCTTCGCGCCGACCACGACGATGTCGTCGACGACCATGCCGACGAGGTCCTGCCCGATCGTGTCGTGCTTGTCGATGGCCTGCGCGATGGCGACCTTCGTGCCGACGCCGTCGGTCGAGGTGGCGAGCAGCGGGCGCTCGAAGTCCTTGAGGAACGAGACGTCGTACAGCCCGGCGAAGCCGCCGACCCCGCCCAGGACGGACGAGTTGTGCGTCGCCGACACGGCGGACTTCATGAGCTCGACGGCCAGGTCACCGGCGGCGGTGTCGACGCCGGCTTCTGCGTACGGGTTCGGCATGCGTGGTCCTCCGCGGAGCATGGCAGACTTGTTCGGTACCACCCGATCCTACGGTCTGGAGCACCCCGCGAATGTGCGGCATCGTCGGCCTCGTTGCGCAGGGGCCTGCAAACCAATCCATCTACGACGCCCTGCTCCTCCTGCAACACCGGGGACAGGACTCCACGGGCATCGCCACGGTCGACGGGCACGTGCACCACATGCACAAGACCCGCGGCCACGTGCGGGAGGCCTTCCGCACCCGTGACATGCGAGCGCTGCTCGGGACGATGGGCCTCGGCCACGTCCGGTACGCGACCCGTGGTGCCGCCACGAACGAAGAGGAAGCCCAGCCGTTCTACGTGAACGCGCCGTACGGCATCGTCCTCGTGCACAACGGCAACCTCACGAACACGCGGGAGCTCACCCGCGAGTTGTTCGACATCGACCGCCGGCACCTCAACACGACCTCGGACACCGAGCTGCTCGTGAACGTCCTGGCGCACGAGCTGCAGGGCCAGGTCCGCGGCTCGCACCTCGACCCCGGGCAGGTGTTCGACGCGGTCGAGCGTGTGCACGAGCGCGTCGAGGGCTCCTACGCCACGATCGCGACCATCGCGGGGCACGGTCTGCTGGCCTTCCGTGACCCGTACGGCATCCGGCCGCTCATCCTCGGGCACAAGTTCGACGACGCCGGCAAGAGCGAGTGGGTCGTCGCGAGCGAGTCCCTCGTGCTCGAGTCCGGCGGCTACGACATCGTCCGCGACGTCGCCCCGGGCGAGGCCGTGTTCATCGAGATGGACGGCACGATGCACGCCCGGCAGTGCGCGAAGGACCCGCGCCTCGTGCCGTGCGCCTTCGAGTACGTGTACCTGGCCCGCCCGGACTCGGTGATGAACGGCATCTCGGTGTACGACGCCCGGCTGCGCCTCGGCAACCGCCTAGCCGACACGATCGAGCAGTACGCCCCGACCGGCGACATCGACGTGGTCATGCCGATCCCGGACTCGAGCCGTCCCGCGGCCATGCAGGTCGCGCAGAAGCTCGGCATCGAGTACCGCGAGGGCTTCTACAAGAACCGCTACGTCGGCCGCACGTTCATCATGCCCGGCCAGGCGGAGCGCAAGCGGTCGGTCCGGCAGAAGCTCAACGCGATGTCTTCCGAGTTCAAGGGCAAGAACATCCTGATCGTCGACGACTCGATCGTGCGCGGCACGACGAGCAAGGAGATCGTCGAGATGGCCCGCGCCGCCGGGGCGAACGAGGTCACCTTCACGAGCGCCGCGCCGCCGGTCCGCTTCCCGCACGTGTACGGCATCAACATGCCGACGCGCGCCGAGCTCATCGCGCACGACCGGAAGATCCCGGAGATCAACCGGGTCCTCGGCAGCGACCACCTGATCTACCAGGAGATCGGCGACATGCGCGACGCGATCATCGAGGGGTCCGACGTCACCGACCTCGAGATGAGCTGCTTCACCGGCGAGTACGTCACCGGCACCGTGTCGCCGGAGTACCTCGCCTGGGTCGAGGCGAACCAGCTCAGCTGACGCCTCGCGTCACCGGCACGGAACGGACGGGAGGCTCCCCACCAGATGGTGGGGAGCCTCCCGTCCGTCGTGTGGTCGCGTCGCGACCGCGACGTCAGCGCTCGGGCTGGTCGTCGCGGACCGGGTCCGTGACCGCCGGGTCCGTGACCATCGGGTCGGCCGTGGGCGCGGGTGCAGCGGACTGGCCGTCGCCCTCGAGCTCGCCGTCCACCGTCTCGGGGGCCGGGTCGACCGCGACGCGCTCGGCCGTCAGGCGGGCTGCCCGGCGCGAGGAGACCTGGTCGAGCACGACGGCGGCGACCGCGCCGATGAGCATCCCGATCGAGACGCCGTACAGGCTGAAGTAGCCGACGAGTCCGGCGAAGCCCGTGGTCTCCTGCTGGTCGCCGCGGTCGATGCCCATGGTCAGCAGGACGACGAGGACGGTGACGAGGAACCCGAGGACCGCACCGCCGAGGATGAAGACGCTGAACCGCGGGGCGCGGCGGATGGTCACCTGGTCCGGGGACGTGACCGCGTTCGGCGCCGGGACGGGGCGCTCGGGTCGATCGGGGCTGCTCACCGACCCATTGTCCCCCACCTTGGGAGGGAGCACGCCCGCAGTGCGCCACCGGAACGCGAGATGATGGTCAATCACCGATGGACACGAGGGACGGAGGCGCGCGATGGTCGATTCGACCCCCGCTGGTGACCGCCGTCCGACCTCCCCACCGGCCCGGCTGTCCTGGCCCGTCCTGACGCGACGCGAGGAGGACCGCGCCGTCGCCGTCGTCGCGGAGCACCGGTGGAGCGTGGCCCTCGTCGGTGCCGCCGGGCTCGGCAAGACCACCGTCGCCGCGCGGGTGACCGACCGGGTCGTCGCGCTGTCGCCCGGTGACCCGCCGCTCGTTGTCCCGATCACCGCCGTCGCCGCGAGCTCGTCGATGCCGTTCGGCGCGGTGTCCGACCGCTTCGGCGACGTCCTCGGCGACGACCTGACGGAGCCGGTGTCCGCCGAGGAACGCCTCCGGCACGCGGCCGAGGCCGGTCGCGGCGACCTGGTGCTCCGGGTAGACGACGCCGACCTGCTCGACACCCTCTCCGCCCGGTACGTGGCGTGGCTCGTGCGCGACCAGGACGCCCGGCTGGTGCTGACCTGCCGCGACTTCACCGCCCTCGCCGACCCGCTGCGGGCGCTGTGGCAGGACGACCTGCTCGAACGCATCGACCTCGAACCGCTCGACGTCG
The sequence above is drawn from the Curtobacterium sp. L6-1 genome and encodes:
- a CDS encoding APC family permease, which encodes MTNEIRSLKARLIGDPLPSEKLEGQLLPKHLALPIFASDPLSSVAYAPQELLMILLLGGMAFLTFAPWVAALVVLLLVVVVASYRQLIKAYPSGGGDYEVAHRNLGEKAGLVVASALLVDYVMTVAVSVASGVDNIISALPALNPFRVELALLFVVLLAAANLRGVRESSKAFAVPTYLFVASVFLMVVTGLVRVAAGDAPVAESAAYTVENVEHTTQAAFILLLLRAFASGCSALTGVEAIANGVQAFRRPKIKNAQQTLVLMGGIAIVLFIGLITLALVSRVHYAENACDLQGFADCATTPQRSLIAQIAAATFGDNSVLFFVIQATTAAVLLLAANTAFNGFPLLGSILARDSYAPKALSTRGDRLIYSNGVIVLALVAAALLIVYRANVTSLIQLYIIGVFVSFTLGQSGMVKHWVTLLRADRAGTAGEPVNRGQVLRSLTINSIGATFTFVVLVIVTITKFTHGAWLVFVIMPVLFVLMLGVNRYYRDVSHEIEVDAETEFGATGDHAIVLVNKLQKPVLKALDYAIAAEHAGLEAVHVAIDDADAARLREQWAEHGIEVPLTMVPSPYRDISMPLIKYIKAHRLEHGSEVVTVYTPVFIVGHWWEGLLHNHRGRRIRKKLLLTHGVTVALVPWLLDSSELLYGRRSRPFPGQDRRGEPVRPALRRSPHGVFRSEAEEDRLIRSAQRNSLEPQKLAHHGATSRRATRPAGPADGVDPALCTGEIRSLVPTAPPVPPTHQDRP
- a CDS encoding DUF3072 domain-containing protein, with translation MSDADQNQPDTLGGERPDPSTTASKDPEQWVTGDEPMTGPQRSYLDTLAREAGEELSADLTKAEASEHIERLQEKTGRGASS
- a CDS encoding DoxX family protein, whose translation is MRTTSTSLGLTVLRVVLGVVFIAHGAQKFAQGLPGVTRGFAGMGVPLAEVAAPVVAGLELVGGVLLVLGVASRVVAVLLAVDMVVAGFLAHLANGFFSQDGGFEYVLVLAAGSIAVALTGAGRYSVDALVARRARERRGGQEPVAA
- a CDS encoding FAD-dependent oxidoreductase, whose product is MRTAAQQARVVVIGAGQAGLSVAWHLQRAGLVAGDDVVVLDRAPGTGGAWQFRWDALRLGLAHRVHDLPGMHEMGLRFDDADRSRPARDVVAEYYRRFEEHHDLRVRRPVAVTSVRRVSAAADTDAGAAAATTSRLVVETRAEDGTVGTIVAEVVVNASGTWGTPFVPWVPGRDVFRGRQLDTTGYRDAADFAGQDVVVVGGGTSGIGFLLELDGVARSTRWFTRRPVVWSEDRALALGAAVAAVEDQDRAARAGRVLPSIVSGTGLPVSRRIRAGLDRGLLRAEPMFTRLDEDGVVTADGEHVHADAVLWATGFRADLRHLAPLQLRTEDGGVVVEDGRSTAEPRLFLAGYGPQASTIGANRAGRRTARQVLTVLAEDAAVASS
- a CDS encoding DUF3073 domain-containing protein, which produces MGRGRQKAKHTKVARELKYFSPDTNYGALERELSVAQQSDEPDYVDRWADDVGDEGDLENQPDTNKSA
- the purM gene encoding phosphoribosylformylglycinamidine cyclo-ligase — translated: MPNPYAEAGVDTAAGDLAVELMKSAVSATHNSSVLGGVGGFAGLYDVSFLKDFERPLLATSTDGVGTKVAIAQAIDKHDTIGQDLVGMVVDDIVVVGAKPMFMTDYIACGRVVPNRIADIVAGIAKGCAATGTALVGGETAEHPGLLGPDDYDVAGAAVGAVEAGSQLGAHLVQDGDAVIAIESSGLHSNGYSLVRHILGQRGIGYTDTLPELGGLVGEALLEPTRLYTSPLLDLIDAHPGAVHSLSHVTGGGIAANLARVLPVGSWVEVERSTWQPLPVFRVLAELAGTPIEDTEGTWNLGIGMFAVVAGAAAEQVIASLGAAGLPAWTVGSVSTSARDLDGFEQGAKGVDGGAVRLVGAYRG
- the purF gene encoding amidophosphoribosyltransferase; translation: MCGIVGLVAQGPANQSIYDALLLLQHRGQDSTGIATVDGHVHHMHKTRGHVREAFRTRDMRALLGTMGLGHVRYATRGAATNEEEAQPFYVNAPYGIVLVHNGNLTNTRELTRELFDIDRRHLNTTSDTELLVNVLAHELQGQVRGSHLDPGQVFDAVERVHERVEGSYATIATIAGHGLLAFRDPYGIRPLILGHKFDDAGKSEWVVASESLVLESGGYDIVRDVAPGEAVFIEMDGTMHARQCAKDPRLVPCAFEYVYLARPDSVMNGISVYDARLRLGNRLADTIEQYAPTGDIDVVMPIPDSSRPAAMQVAQKLGIEYREGFYKNRYVGRTFIMPGQAERKRSVRQKLNAMSSEFKGKNILIVDDSIVRGTTSKEIVEMARAAGANEVTFTSAAPPVRFPHVYGINMPTRAELIAHDRKIPEINRVLGSDHLIYQEIGDMRDAIIEGSDVTDLEMSCFTGEYVTGTVSPEYLAWVEANQLS